Proteins co-encoded in one Lacerta agilis isolate rLacAgi1 chromosome 6, rLacAgi1.pri, whole genome shotgun sequence genomic window:
- the C6H1orf194 gene encoding protein C1orf194 homolog isoform X1 translates to MPTTRDPFPFPHYENEETCTGNNRCSQKTPYCMPTHLAQQRDPWNRLHGTPTLASIRREIWYTEPEVSKDSLDFNLSALYNHHEDLLKDKSKVVLHKETLFDDHGQLKGIEPVKERTAPPIQHPTSKGISVRHWVNPVRESIHNIEGAIESHHTAATNSGYSRKENGGIFYH, encoded by the exons ATGCCAACCACCAGGGACCCCTTTCCATTCCCACACTATGAAAATGAAGAGACCTGCACGGGAAACAACAGATGTTCCCAG AAAACTCCGTACTGTATGCCTACCCATCTTGCACAGCAACGAGACCCCTGGAATCGACTACATGGAACACCTACGCTAGCAAGCATCAGAAGAGAAATCTGGTATACAGAACCTGAG GTTTCCAAAGACAGTCTGGATTTTAACCTCAGTGCCCTGTACAATCACCACGAAGACCTGCTTAAAGACAAAAGCAAGGTAGTTCTCCATAAGGAGACCCTATTTGATGACCATGG ACAACTGAAGGGTATAGAGCCTGTGAAGGAACGCACAGCACCTCCGATTCAGCACCCTACTTCCAAGGGTATATCTGTGAGACATTGGGTCAACCCAGTAAGAGAGTCAATCCACAACATTGAAGGAGCTATTG AGTCTCATCACACTGCAGCCACCAACAGTGGATACTCCCGCAAAGAAAATGGTGGGATCTTCTACCACTAA
- the C6H1orf194 gene encoding protein C1orf194 homolog isoform X2: MEESKTPYCMPTHLAQQRDPWNRLHGTPTLASIRREIWYTEPEVSKDSLDFNLSALYNHHEDLLKDKSKVVLHKETLFDDHGQLKGIEPVKERTAPPIQHPTSKGISVRHWVNPVRESIHNIEGAIESHHTAATNSGYSRKENGGIFYH, translated from the exons ATGGAAGAAAGT AAAACTCCGTACTGTATGCCTACCCATCTTGCACAGCAACGAGACCCCTGGAATCGACTACATGGAACACCTACGCTAGCAAGCATCAGAAGAGAAATCTGGTATACAGAACCTGAG GTTTCCAAAGACAGTCTGGATTTTAACCTCAGTGCCCTGTACAATCACCACGAAGACCTGCTTAAAGACAAAAGCAAGGTAGTTCTCCATAAGGAGACCCTATTTGATGACCATGG ACAACTGAAGGGTATAGAGCCTGTGAAGGAACGCACAGCACCTCCGATTCAGCACCCTACTTCCAAGGGTATATCTGTGAGACATTGGGTCAACCCAGTAAGAGAGTCAATCCACAACATTGAAGGAGCTATTG AGTCTCATCACACTGCAGCCACCAACAGTGGATACTCCCGCAAAGAAAATGGTGGGATCTTCTACCACTAA